In Alkalihalobacillus sp. FSL W8-0930, a single window of DNA contains:
- a CDS encoding DUF350 domain-containing protein → MEQLIIENEYVRTLALYSVSILALVVFLAIFETVTSYRNWVEIKKGNVAVAMATSGKIFGVANIFRHSIQNADSLLIMLMWGAIGFVLLLLSYFIFEFLMPSFKVDEEIKNDNRAVGLISMIISIGLSYVIGAGIHTR, encoded by the coding sequence ATGGAACAGTTAATCATTGAGAACGAATATGTACGCACGCTTGCTTTATACAGTGTGAGTATTTTAGCATTAGTCGTATTTTTAGCCATTTTTGAAACGGTTACGTCCTACCGGAACTGGGTTGAAATCAAAAAAGGAAATGTCGCCGTTGCGATGGCGACTAGTGGAAAGATCTTTGGAGTAGCCAATATTTTTAGACACTCTATTCAAAACGCAGATTCCCTTCTTATTATGCTAATGTGGGGAGCGATTGGATTTGTTTTGTTGTTGCTCAGCTATTTTATTTTCGAGTTCTTAATGCCTTCATTTAAAGTAGATGAGGAAATTAAAAACGATAATAGAGCAGTAGGGCTCATTTCTATGATCATCTCAATCGGCCTCTCCTACGTGATCGGAGCAGGCATACACACACGTTAA
- a CDS encoding endonuclease MutS2 codes for MEHVMRVLEYTKMKKQLLEHVSCSLGREKVETLAPSTDLDEIQRWQEETAEGVEVLRLKGHIPLGGIKDVKAEVKRAQIGGVLSATELVGISSTLYGGRQMKSFIEEVVEEEKTHIPLLSDYASQLESLRDLERSINQCIDDYGQVMDSASSELRTLRHQVRSFESNVRSKLESLTKSQNTQKMLSDSIITIRNDRYVIPVKQEYRGSFGGIVHDQSASGATLFIEPQAVVILNNQLREARVKEAQEIERILRMLSDRVAEDGEALLLNLTILAQFDFIFAKANHAKKLKASKPKLNRKGFTNLRDARHPLLDPTSVVPISLQLGGDYRSLIITGPNTGGKTVTLKTVGLLTLMAQSGLQVPAEHDSELAVYTSIFADIGDEQSIEQSLSTFSSHMTNIVRILDQMNADSLVLIDELGAGTDPTEGAALAISILDTIYRRGACVMATTHYSELKGYAYNREGAINASVEFDVETLRPTYRLLIGVPGRSNAFAISRRLGLGEEIIEKAKEQIDLDSTQMETVIASLEESQKRVQKESDEATQLRKDSAKLHAELEEKLAELESEKENILRLAEEKAEKAVKDATEEAEVIIAELRDLQKQGLAVKEHQIIEAKKHLDEAAPKLTSKQKRVKKMAQQANRKPIAGDEVKVLSFGQKGTVLADLGSDEYQVQMGIMKMKVDLKDILITEKAKPIETRPMATLRSTGTHVKPELDLRGERYDEAMHRVEKYIDDALLAGYHQVSIIHGKGTGALRKGVKQLVDKHPRVKTARDADSKDGGLGNTVIELK; via the coding sequence ATGGAACATGTAATGCGTGTATTAGAATATACAAAAATGAAAAAACAGCTCCTAGAGCATGTATCTTGTTCTTTAGGTAGAGAGAAAGTTGAAACATTAGCTCCTTCAACGGACCTCGATGAAATTCAGCGTTGGCAGGAGGAAACAGCCGAGGGAGTGGAAGTTCTTAGACTCAAAGGGCATATTCCACTTGGTGGAATTAAAGACGTCAAGGCTGAAGTGAAACGTGCTCAAATCGGTGGAGTGTTAAGTGCCACGGAGCTTGTAGGAATTAGCTCAACACTTTATGGTGGAAGACAGATGAAATCGTTTATTGAAGAGGTTGTAGAAGAAGAGAAAACGCATATCCCATTACTCTCGGACTATGCCTCTCAGCTTGAGTCTTTACGTGACTTAGAACGCAGCATTAACCAATGCATAGATGATTACGGTCAAGTGATGGATTCTGCAAGTTCAGAGCTTCGTACATTACGTCACCAGGTACGCAGCTTTGAATCCAATGTACGTTCAAAGCTCGAATCATTAACAAAATCCCAAAACACACAAAAAATGCTCTCTGATTCAATTATTACAATTCGTAACGATCGGTATGTGATTCCTGTAAAACAGGAGTATCGCGGGTCCTTTGGAGGGATTGTCCACGATCAATCAGCATCAGGAGCCACTTTATTTATTGAACCCCAAGCTGTTGTGATACTAAACAACCAATTGCGTGAGGCTCGTGTAAAGGAAGCCCAGGAGATTGAACGGATTTTACGGATGCTCTCAGATCGAGTGGCTGAAGACGGCGAAGCTCTTTTACTAAACTTAACGATTCTCGCACAGTTTGACTTTATTTTTGCAAAGGCAAATCATGCTAAAAAGCTAAAAGCGTCTAAGCCTAAATTAAATCGTAAAGGATTTACGAATTTAAGGGATGCAAGACATCCACTACTTGATCCGACGTCTGTTGTTCCCATCTCGCTACAGCTAGGCGGAGACTATCGTTCATTGATCATTACTGGGCCAAACACCGGAGGAAAGACAGTTACTTTAAAAACTGTTGGACTCTTAACATTAATGGCTCAGTCAGGTCTCCAAGTACCAGCAGAGCATGATTCTGAGCTCGCAGTGTATACATCAATCTTTGCGGACATTGGGGATGAACAGTCGATTGAACAAAGCTTGAGTACGTTCTCTTCCCATATGACAAACATCGTACGAATCTTAGATCAAATGAATGCAGACAGCCTTGTATTAATTGATGAACTCGGAGCAGGAACAGATCCGACGGAAGGGGCCGCACTAGCTATCTCCATCCTTGATACAATCTATCGCCGTGGAGCTTGTGTCATGGCAACGACTCACTATAGTGAGTTAAAGGGGTATGCATATAATCGTGAGGGAGCGATCAATGCGAGCGTGGAATTTGATGTAGAAACGCTTCGCCCAACATACCGTTTACTTATTGGTGTTCCAGGTCGAAGCAATGCATTTGCCATCTCTAGAAGACTCGGTTTAGGTGAAGAGATCATTGAGAAAGCAAAAGAACAGATTGATCTTGATTCAACGCAAATGGAAACCGTTATTGCTTCTCTTGAAGAAAGTCAAAAGCGTGTCCAAAAAGAATCAGACGAAGCGACTCAGCTTCGAAAGGATTCAGCGAAGCTCCATGCTGAGCTTGAGGAAAAGCTTGCTGAGCTTGAGTCGGAGAAAGAGAATATCTTAAGGCTAGCTGAAGAAAAAGCCGAGAAAGCAGTAAAGGATGCTACAGAAGAAGCAGAAGTCATTATCGCAGAGTTAAGAGATCTACAAAAACAAGGTCTTGCGGTAAAAGAACACCAAATCATTGAGGCGAAAAAGCACCTTGATGAAGCAGCACCGAAGCTGACGAGTAAGCAAAAACGTGTAAAGAAAATGGCTCAACAAGCAAATCGAAAACCGATTGCTGGTGATGAAGTCAAAGTTCTAAGCTTCGGTCAAAAAGGAACCGTCCTTGCTGATCTTGGTAGCGATGAGTATCAAGTTCAAATGGGAATCATGAAGATGAAGGTTGACCTAAAAGATATCCTTATTACTGAAAAAGCGAAACCGATTGAGACAAGGCCAATGGCTACACTGAGAAGCACTGGAACTCATGTGAAACCAGAGCTTGATTTACGTGGAGAACGGTATGATGAAGCGATGCACCGTGTTGAAAAGTATATTGATGATGCCCTACTTGCTGGTTATCACCAAGTGTCGATCATTCATGGAAAGGGAACCGGTGCATTGCGCAAGGGTGTAAAACAGTTAGTTGATAAACACCCACGAGTGAAAACAGCTAGAGATGCCGATTCAAAAGATGGAGGACTCGGAAACACGGTTATAGAACTTAAATAA
- the polX gene encoding DNA polymerase/3'-5' exonuclease PolX: MDKKKVIQVLESIAIHLEIKGENTFKISAYRKAAKALESVAWTLEEIEKPEKIDGIGKGTASVIEELKETGHSSLLEELQASIPSGLLPLLKLPGVGGKKVGKLYQELGITDMESLRQACLEEKLRGMAGFGAKTEEKILKSIEAFQTRPERVGIAIALKAATFLLDKLQQMDGIIRYELAGSLRRMEETVKDIDFILSTDDREKVVEQLLAMDGIQQVIGAGETKVSIEIAIEEFVIGVDFRLVEDVEFASALLHFTGSKEHNVKLRQLAKERGEQISEYGVLDKETGETTTFKDEEAFYGHFGLAYVPPEARLGRDELVSQSDKDYVSESHIKSDLHMHTVWSDGAHSIKEMVQGAKDRGYTHLAITDHSKFLQVANGLSVERLKNQHEEIRTLRKESDIHIFTGIEMDILPDGSLDYEDDVLEEIDFVIASIHSSFSQKEEVIMERLKNALFNPHVDLIAHPTGRIIERREGYAVDVPALIKWAAESGTALELNASPERLDLSAHWVRLAYEHGVPIAINTDAHHLDRLSFMKYGVGVARKAGIPMDAILNTWSFERLQTYLQTAKSERLKR; this comes from the coding sequence ATGGACAAAAAGAAAGTGATTCAAGTACTCGAATCCATTGCGATTCATCTAGAGATCAAAGGTGAGAATACCTTTAAGATTTCTGCTTACAGAAAAGCAGCGAAGGCACTCGAATCCGTTGCCTGGACCTTAGAAGAGATTGAAAAACCAGAGAAGATTGATGGAATTGGAAAAGGAACAGCCTCTGTTATTGAGGAATTAAAAGAGACAGGTCATTCAAGCTTGCTTGAAGAGTTACAAGCATCCATTCCAAGTGGATTACTACCTCTTCTAAAGTTACCTGGAGTTGGTGGGAAAAAGGTTGGTAAACTTTATCAGGAATTAGGGATTACAGATATGGAATCGCTTAGACAAGCCTGTCTGGAGGAGAAACTACGTGGCATGGCAGGGTTTGGTGCGAAAACAGAAGAGAAAATACTAAAATCGATAGAAGCGTTTCAAACCCGTCCTGAACGAGTAGGGATCGCCATCGCACTCAAAGCCGCAACGTTTTTGTTGGATAAACTGCAGCAAATGGATGGTATCATTCGTTATGAACTCGCTGGTAGCTTAAGAAGAATGGAAGAGACGGTGAAGGATATCGACTTCATCCTTTCAACAGATGATCGCGAGAAAGTGGTTGAGCAATTACTCGCTATGGATGGGATCCAGCAAGTCATTGGAGCAGGTGAAACAAAGGTGTCCATTGAAATCGCAATCGAGGAATTTGTCATTGGTGTCGATTTCAGGTTGGTAGAAGACGTTGAATTTGCTTCAGCCCTATTACATTTCACGGGTTCAAAAGAGCACAATGTGAAGCTAAGACAACTTGCTAAAGAACGTGGAGAACAAATAAGTGAGTATGGTGTACTAGATAAGGAAACAGGTGAAACAACAACGTTTAAAGATGAAGAGGCGTTTTATGGGCATTTTGGATTGGCCTACGTACCTCCTGAGGCGCGGTTAGGACGCGATGAGCTTGTAAGCCAATCAGATAAGGACTATGTATCAGAGTCTCATATCAAGTCAGACCTTCATATGCACACAGTATGGAGTGACGGCGCCCATTCAATAAAAGAAATGGTTCAAGGCGCTAAAGACCGTGGGTATACACATCTTGCCATCACCGATCATTCGAAATTTCTGCAGGTGGCAAACGGACTATCGGTTGAGAGGCTTAAGAACCAACATGAGGAAATCCGTACTTTACGCAAAGAATCGGATATCCACATTTTCACGGGAATTGAAATGGATATTTTACCTGATGGTTCACTCGATTATGAAGATGATGTACTAGAAGAAATTGATTTTGTCATCGCATCAATTCATTCTTCTTTTTCCCAAAAAGAAGAAGTCATTATGGAACGTTTAAAGAACGCTCTTTTTAACCCTCATGTTGATTTGATTGCTCATCCAACTGGTCGAATCATTGAGAGACGAGAAGGCTATGCTGTGGATGTGCCTGCATTAATTAAGTGGGCTGCTGAAAGCGGAACGGCCTTGGAGCTTAATGCGAGTCCAGAACGACTCGATTTATCTGCACATTGGGTGCGACTCGCCTACGAGCATGGTGTACCAATTGCTATTAATACGGACGCGCATCATCTTGATCGTTTGTCATTTATGAAATATGGTGTTGGAGTAGCTAGAAAAGCTGGTATCCCAATGGATGCCATTTTAAATACATGGTCGTTTGAGCGTCTACAGACGTATTTACAAACAGCGAAATCAGAACGATTGAAACGATAA
- a CDS encoding CvpA family protein translates to MLSIIILLMLVFSFFVGRRRGFILQLIHLTGFIISLYVAYRYSGNLADNIQFRLIIPFPEFDGDGIGGMLIQAFNTEDVYYRAIAFAILFFATRIILHIVGTMLDFVAHLPILRTINKLLGGILCIVETYLIVFVLLYVAAVLQIDVVQGFMQDSIVAQFMLNHTPFLSDWIKDLWISQDF, encoded by the coding sequence ATGTTAAGTATCATTATTTTACTGATGCTAGTATTTAGCTTTTTTGTAGGGAGAAGAAGAGGATTTATTCTTCAACTCATCCACTTAACAGGTTTTATTATATCGTTATATGTTGCGTATAGGTATTCAGGTAACTTAGCTGATAACATTCAGTTCAGGTTGATCATTCCCTTCCCTGAATTTGACGGCGATGGCATCGGAGGAATGCTGATTCAAGCATTTAATACAGAAGATGTGTATTATCGCGCTATTGCTTTTGCGATCTTGTTCTTTGCGACACGTATCATATTACACATTGTAGGAACCATGCTCGATTTTGTTGCTCATCTACCTATATTACGTACGATTAATAAGCTGCTTGGAGGCATCCTTTGTATCGTTGAAACATACTTAATTGTCTTTGTGCTGTTATATGTAGCTGCTGTTCTGCAAATTGATGTTGTTCAAGGATTTATGCAAGATTCAATTGTTGCGCAATTTATGTTGAATCACACACCATTTTTATCTGATTGGATCAAGGACCTATGGATCAGTCAAGATTTTTAG
- the zapA gene encoding cell division protein ZapA, whose amino-acid sequence MADQNDKKHRTTVSIYGQQYTIVGQEEPAHVKEVVRFVDKQMREMKRRNPYLDTTRLAVLTAVNAVSEYKKLEKQLSMKDEDHKEI is encoded by the coding sequence GTGGCGGATCAAAATGACAAAAAACATCGAACAACAGTCTCGATTTATGGTCAGCAATATACAATTGTTGGTCAAGAGGAGCCTGCTCACGTTAAAGAGGTTGTTCGTTTTGTTGACAAACAAATGAGAGAAATGAAACGAAGAAATCCATATCTAGATACAACTCGCCTCGCCGTGCTCACCGCAGTTAATGCCGTTAGCGAATATAAAAAACTAGAAAAACAACTGTCCATGAAAGATGAAGACCATAAAGAAATTTAG
- the pheT gene encoding phenylalanine--tRNA ligase subunit beta, with protein sequence MLVSYNWLKQYVDVNDVTAADIAEKMTRGGVEIDFVHSLNQGASSVVVGYVKSCTQHPDADKLSICQVDIGEEEPVQIICGAANIAEGQTVVVAKVGARLPGDMKIKKAKLRGELSQGMICSLQELGIDSNVIAKDVAEGIYVFSEAIAPGTDALDALNLSDEVLELDLTPNRSDCLNMLGVAYEVAALYGKDVTLPEENVEEDAASASELISVEVENKEETSYYEAVVIKDVKVGASPLWLQNRLMAAGIRPINNVVDVTNYVLLEYGQPLHAFDYDKVSSKQILVRRANDGEELVTLDGQTRSLTGENLVITDGEDPIALAGVMGGKSTEVDETTTTVLLEAAVFHSSLIRQSSRVAGVRSDSSARFEKGVNPERTPHAAKRAAKLIHELAAGSILSDAAIADARTITEPKIELNLTKMNQRLGMDLTSEETAAIIKQLSFQFEQTDEGFIVTAPMRRPDLQIQEDLYEEVARIYGYDNIPATLPEGTTSQGSLTPFQAKRRRVASYFEGVGLSQVLTYSLTSPAKANAYKREDQTLIQLSMPMSEERSTMRTSLLPHLYDVLSYNVNRKNANMHVYEIGSIFRSNEETLTTQPSEHEYVAGALTGIWQENTWQGEKKVVDFFVVKGMIEGLVAELGLEETISFKPSTRPHLHPGRTAEVTMNDQVVGYLGQLHPTVQRDSDLRETYVFELDLQALLQTDVSLIQYKPLPRFPSIGRDIALVVNQDQTAAEIEQIIKGAGGSLLTSVQLFDHYEGEHLETGKKSLAFSLTYLDPEKTLTDAEVEEVHQVILQKLESDAGATLRQ encoded by the coding sequence ATGCTTGTTTCATATAACTGGTTAAAACAATATGTAGATGTGAATGATGTAACGGCAGCAGACATTGCTGAAAAAATGACACGTGGTGGAGTAGAAATTGATTTTGTTCATAGCTTAAATCAAGGTGCTTCCTCCGTTGTTGTAGGATATGTTAAATCATGTACGCAGCACCCGGATGCAGATAAATTATCGATCTGTCAGGTCGATATTGGCGAGGAAGAGCCTGTTCAAATTATTTGTGGAGCTGCAAACATCGCTGAAGGTCAAACGGTTGTTGTCGCAAAAGTTGGAGCACGACTTCCAGGTGACATGAAAATCAAAAAAGCAAAATTACGCGGAGAATTATCTCAAGGAATGATTTGTTCTCTTCAAGAGCTTGGAATCGATTCAAACGTCATTGCGAAGGATGTAGCAGAAGGCATTTATGTGTTTTCTGAAGCCATTGCTCCTGGAACGGATGCCCTTGATGCGTTAAACCTGTCAGACGAAGTGCTTGAGTTAGACTTAACTCCGAACCGTTCTGATTGCTTGAATATGCTTGGTGTTGCTTACGAAGTAGCAGCTCTTTACGGAAAAGACGTGACACTTCCAGAGGAGAATGTAGAGGAAGATGCTGCGAGCGCAAGTGAACTCATCTCTGTTGAAGTAGAAAACAAAGAAGAAACAAGCTATTACGAAGCGGTTGTCATCAAGGATGTTAAGGTTGGAGCTTCACCACTTTGGCTTCAGAACCGATTAATGGCAGCTGGAATTCGTCCAATTAACAATGTAGTGGATGTAACGAATTATGTTCTCCTTGAATATGGTCAGCCATTACACGCATTTGATTACGATAAAGTAAGTTCAAAGCAAATCCTTGTTCGCCGTGCGAATGATGGCGAAGAACTTGTCACATTAGATGGGCAAACACGTTCGTTAACAGGTGAAAATCTGGTAATTACTGATGGAGAAGATCCAATTGCTTTAGCAGGGGTAATGGGTGGTAAAAGCACTGAAGTAGATGAGACAACAACGACTGTATTACTTGAAGCAGCCGTTTTCCATTCTTCATTGATACGCCAATCGTCACGCGTAGCAGGTGTTCGCAGTGATTCTAGCGCGCGTTTTGAAAAGGGCGTGAATCCTGAGCGTACACCGCATGCAGCCAAACGAGCCGCAAAGCTTATTCATGAGCTTGCAGCAGGTTCTATTCTTTCAGACGCAGCGATTGCTGATGCACGCACAATAACAGAGCCTAAAATTGAGCTGAATCTAACAAAAATGAACCAACGACTTGGTATGGACTTAACAAGCGAGGAAACAGCAGCGATCATCAAGCAGCTTTCCTTCCAATTTGAACAAACAGATGAAGGGTTCATCGTGACTGCACCTATGCGCCGTCCTGACTTGCAAATTCAAGAGGATTTGTACGAGGAAGTAGCAAGAATATATGGCTATGATAACATTCCAGCAACGCTTCCAGAGGGAACTACATCTCAAGGCTCGCTCACACCGTTTCAGGCAAAAAGACGTCGCGTCGCTAGTTACTTTGAAGGTGTTGGCCTAAGTCAGGTTCTGACGTATTCATTAACAAGCCCAGCTAAAGCGAATGCGTACAAACGTGAGGATCAAACATTGATCCAGTTATCTATGCCTATGAGTGAAGAACGCAGTACGATGAGAACAAGCTTACTGCCTCATCTTTATGATGTGTTGTCTTATAATGTAAACCGCAAGAATGCGAACATGCACGTATACGAGATCGGCTCCATCTTCCGTTCAAACGAAGAAACATTAACAACACAACCATCCGAGCATGAATATGTAGCTGGTGCGCTAACAGGCATTTGGCAGGAAAATACTTGGCAAGGCGAGAAAAAGGTTGTTGATTTCTTTGTTGTGAAGGGAATGATTGAAGGGTTGGTAGCAGAGCTAGGACTTGAAGAGACCATAAGCTTTAAACCGTCAACGCGTCCTCACCTCCACCCTGGCCGTACAGCTGAGGTAACCATGAATGATCAGGTGGTTGGCTATCTAGGACAGCTTCACCCAACCGTACAACGCGATTCAGATTTACGTGAAACATATGTCTTTGAATTAGACTTACAAGCATTACTTCAAACGGATGTATCACTAATTCAATACAAGCCATTACCGAGGTTCCCATCGATTGGACGTGATATTGCACTCGTTGTGAATCAAGATCAAACGGCAGCTGAGATCGAGCAAATCATTAAAGGGGCAGGTGGAAGCTTGCTGACATCCGTTCAACTGTTTGATCATTACGAAGGAGAGCATTTAGAGACGGGTAAGAAATCTCTAGCGTTCTCACTCACGTATCTTGATCCGGAAAAAACATTAACAGATGCAGAAGTGGAAGAAGTTCACCAGGTCATTCTTCAAAAACTAGAATCCGATGCAGGAGCAACACTGCGCCAATAA
- the pheS gene encoding phenylalanine--tRNA ligase subunit alpha: protein MKETLEALLQEALGKIEAAEDGRALQEVRVSYLGKKGPITEVLRGMGKLSAEERPKVGQMANEVRDEIKSKLDEKEQALEDIRVAKQLEEQKLDVTMPGRPIEKGTKHPLQAVVEEVEDIFIGLGFSVAEGPEVETDYYNFEALNLPKDHPARDMQDSFYFTEELLLRTQTSPVQARTMEEHGGVGPVKVICPGRVFRRDNDDATHSHQFMQIEGLYIDHNVRMSDLRGVLDSFVKRFFGENREIRLRPSFFPFTEPSVEVDVTCALCGGKGCRVCKQSGWIEVLGAGMVHPKVLEMSGFDPNEYSGFAFGMGVERLAMLKYGIDDIRHFYTNDKRFLAQFKRV from the coding sequence ATGAAGGAAACATTAGAAGCGCTTCTTCAGGAGGCACTTGGAAAGATCGAAGCAGCAGAGGACGGTCGAGCACTACAAGAGGTTCGTGTTTCATACTTAGGAAAAAAAGGACCAATCACGGAAGTTTTGCGTGGTATGGGAAAGCTATCTGCTGAAGAACGACCAAAAGTTGGGCAAATGGCTAACGAAGTACGAGATGAAATTAAATCTAAGCTAGATGAAAAGGAACAGGCACTTGAAGACATTCGAGTAGCAAAGCAGCTGGAAGAACAAAAGCTTGATGTCACCATGCCTGGACGACCTATTGAAAAGGGAACAAAGCATCCTCTTCAAGCCGTTGTTGAAGAAGTAGAGGATATCTTTATTGGACTTGGTTTTTCAGTAGCAGAGGGTCCAGAGGTAGAGACAGACTACTACAATTTTGAAGCATTAAACTTACCAAAGGATCATCCAGCGCGTGATATGCAGGATTCCTTTTATTTCACAGAAGAGCTGTTGCTTCGTACGCAAACATCACCCGTACAGGCAAGAACGATGGAAGAACATGGTGGGGTAGGTCCGGTTAAAGTTATTTGTCCAGGTCGAGTATTCAGACGTGACAATGATGATGCGACTCATTCCCATCAATTTATGCAAATTGAAGGTCTTTACATTGATCATAACGTACGCATGAGTGACCTAAGAGGTGTTCTTGATTCGTTTGTTAAACGGTTCTTTGGAGAAAATCGTGAAATCCGACTTCGTCCAAGCTTCTTCCCATTTACAGAACCATCTGTTGAGGTAGATGTAACATGTGCATTATGTGGAGGAAAAGGATGTCGAGTATGTAAACAGTCAGGCTGGATTGAAGTACTTGGAGCAGGAATGGTCCATCCAAAAGTGTTAGAAATGAGCGGGTTTGATCCAAACGAATACAGTGGGTTTGCTTTTGGAATGGGTGTAGAGAGACTTGCTATGCTTAAATACGGCATTGATGATATCCGTCATTTCTATACAAACGACAAACGTTTTCTTGCACAGTTCAAAAGGGTTTAA
- a CDS encoding RNA methyltransferase codes for MKQIDSSKNEQIKQWKKLHKKRGREKANQFLIEGFHLVEESLRAGIEMVAVLVTNEEVIPTSWNVDDRTIILTNDSVLKELSETDSPQGIIAVCTIPVQQELSAEPGRYLLIDRVQDPGNIGTLIRTADAVGVDGVIVEKGSVDLYNSKVLRSSQGSIFHIPVIKDELADWIDAFKQAGVPVFGTSLQDASIYTEVQPTESFALILGNEGEGVQPDLLNKTDQNLYIPIHGKAESLNVAIAAGILLYHLRT; via the coding sequence ATGAAACAAATTGATTCAAGTAAGAATGAACAAATTAAACAATGGAAAAAACTACATAAAAAAAGAGGCAGAGAAAAAGCAAATCAATTTCTAATTGAGGGCTTTCATTTAGTGGAGGAATCATTACGTGCGGGAATTGAAATGGTTGCTGTTCTTGTGACGAATGAAGAGGTCATTCCTACTAGCTGGAATGTAGACGACAGAACCATAATTCTAACAAATGACAGCGTCTTAAAGGAATTAAGTGAAACGGATTCCCCACAAGGCATTATTGCCGTATGTACAATACCAGTTCAGCAGGAATTGTCAGCTGAGCCAGGACGGTATTTATTAATTGATCGCGTTCAGGATCCTGGGAACATCGGTACATTAATCCGAACAGCCGACGCTGTTGGAGTAGATGGCGTCATCGTTGAAAAAGGGTCGGTGGATTTGTATAACAGTAAGGTTTTAAGGTCTTCTCAGGGCTCCATATTCCATATCCCTGTAATAAAAGATGAACTTGCTGACTGGATAGATGCGTTTAAACAAGCAGGAGTTCCTGTTTTTGGCACATCCCTTCAAGATGCCTCCATTTATACAGAGGTTCAACCAACGGAGAGCTTTGCGTTGATCTTAGGGAACGAAGGAGAAGGAGTTCAGCCGGATCTGTTAAACAAAACAGATCAGAACCTATATATTCCGATTCATGGGAAGGCGGAGTCCTTAAATGTAGCGATTGCGGCCGGTATTTTACTTTATCATTTAAGAACGTAA
- the sspI gene encoding small acid-soluble spore protein SspI, protein MGFNLRGAIMANIHGHSEQEVEATIVDAIQNGEEKMLPGLGVMFEVYWKEANEEQKNEICDMISKGLQ, encoded by the coding sequence ATGGGTTTTAACCTACGCGGCGCAATTATGGCCAACATTCATGGACATAGTGAACAAGAAGTAGAGGCAACGATCGTTGATGCCATTCAAAATGGTGAAGAGAAAATGCTACCAGGACTAGGCGTGATGTTTGAAGTGTATTGGAAGGAAGCAAACGAGGAACAAAAAAATGAAATTTGCGATATGATTAGTAAAGGATTGCAATAA